The following are encoded in a window of Pan troglodytes isolate AG18354 chromosome 4, NHGRI_mPanTro3-v2.0_pri, whole genome shotgun sequence genomic DNA:
- the SMIM32 gene encoding small integral membrane protein 32, whose product MYGDIFNATGGPEAAVGSALAPGATVKAEGALPLELATARGMRDGAATKPDLPTYLLLFFLLLLSVALVVLFIGCQLRHSAFAALPHDRSLRDARAPWKTRPV is encoded by the coding sequence ATGTACGGCGACATATTCAACGCCACGGGCGGCCCCGAGGCGGCGGTAGGCAGCGCGCTGGCCCCAGGAGCCACGGTCAAGGCAGAAGGCGCTTTGCCGCTGGAGCTGGCCACTGCGCGCGGTATGAGGGACGGCGCGGCCACAAAGCCCGACCTGCCCACCTACCTGCTGCtcttcttcctgctgctgctCTCGGTGGCGCTCGTCGTCCTCTTCATCGGTTGCCAGCTGCGCCATTCGGCCTTCGCCGCGCTGCCCCACGACCGCTCGCTGCGCGACGCCCGCGCGCCCTGGAAGACGCGGCCGGTGTAG